In Massilia forsythiae, one DNA window encodes the following:
- the tssK gene encoding type VI secretion system baseplate subunit TssK: MTTASKVLWGEGLFLRPQHFQQQDRYHEARLNETAGALHPYCWGVRKLTIDADALKADVLRIIELSLIFPDGEVYRAPDHDMLPPQVRLGELPSAMQDISFHAALPSLKVHGENCAARGEARPDARFGQREHDTQDLFTDAAPAPVAYLTKSLRLVLESEALDFYDSFPLLRLRRVATGGFEIDHDFIPPSLSIEGAPGLHAQLARLMEKLLAKVHALYGHYREPSKNVVELRGGDVSSFWLLHTASAGYAALAHYLAHRELHPERLFQELLVLAGGLMTFSRSVKLEDLPAYAHQDPGPAFARLDGILRELLDTVISSKYFSIALSNERPSYHLGMLDSGKINHHTALYLGVSADMAALQLVDIVPLRFKIGAPEDVDKLVLSAMPGVKLVHAPQLPAALPVRPDTYYFVLENRGVLYDSMLKAQAISIYVPNGLRDLKLELIAIAA, from the coding sequence GTGACGACAGCGTCGAAGGTCTTGTGGGGCGAGGGATTGTTCCTGCGTCCCCAGCATTTCCAGCAGCAGGACCGCTACCATGAAGCGCGCCTGAACGAAACCGCCGGCGCGCTGCACCCTTACTGCTGGGGCGTACGCAAACTGACCATCGACGCCGACGCCCTCAAGGCCGACGTGCTGCGCATCATCGAGCTGTCGTTGATCTTCCCCGACGGCGAAGTCTATCGCGCGCCCGACCACGACATGCTGCCGCCCCAGGTGCGCCTGGGCGAGCTGCCGTCGGCGATGCAGGACATCAGCTTCCACGCCGCCCTGCCCTCGCTCAAGGTGCACGGCGAGAACTGCGCCGCGCGCGGCGAAGCCCGGCCGGACGCGCGTTTCGGCCAGCGCGAGCACGATACCCAGGACCTGTTCACCGATGCAGCGCCGGCCCCGGTGGCGTATCTGACCAAGAGCCTGCGCCTGGTGCTGGAAAGCGAAGCGCTGGATTTCTACGACAGTTTTCCATTGCTGCGGCTGCGGCGCGTGGCCACCGGCGGCTTCGAGATAGACCACGACTTCATCCCGCCCAGCCTGTCGATCGAAGGCGCACCCGGCCTGCACGCGCAACTGGCGCGCCTGATGGAAAAGCTGCTGGCCAAGGTGCACGCGCTGTACGGCCATTACCGCGAGCCGAGCAAGAACGTGGTCGAACTGCGCGGCGGCGACGTCTCTTCGTTCTGGCTGCTGCACACCGCCAGCGCCGGGTATGCGGCGCTGGCCCATTACCTGGCGCACCGCGAACTGCATCCGGAACGGCTGTTCCAGGAATTGCTGGTGCTGGCGGGCGGCCTGATGACCTTTTCGCGCAGCGTCAAGCTGGAAGACTTGCCGGCCTATGCGCACCAGGATCCCGGCCCCGCGTTCGCGCGCCTGGACGGCATCCTGCGCGAACTGCTCGACACCGTGATCTCCTCGAAATATTTTTCGATCGCGCTGTCGAACGAGCGTCCGTCGTATCACCTGGGCATGCTCGACTCGGGCAAGATCAACCACCACACCGCGCTGTACCTGGGCGTGTCGGCCGACATGGCGGCGCTGCAGCTGGTGGATATCGTACCGCTGCGCTTCAAGATCGGCGCCCCGGAAGACGTCGACAAGCTGGTGCTGTCGGCCATGCCGGGCGTGAAGCTGGTGCACGCGCCGCAGCTGCCGGCGGCGCTGCCGGTGCGCCCGGACACCTATTACTTCGTGCTGGAAAACCGCGGCGTGCTGTACGACAGCATGCTCAAGGCGCAGGCGATCTCGATCTACGTGCCGAACGGCCTGCGCGACCTCAAACTCGAACTGATCGCGATCGCAGCATGA
- the icmH gene encoding type IVB secretion system protein IcmH/DotU, giving the protein MSPHVERRAAPTPRNAAGAAPQSLVDLMTEGFYALFLLKGGSGPQDKTAFADHMTTFLGDVDRNAKALGIPAEDVTAAKYAFCAAVDEIILRSDYDIRDAWETRPLQLRLFGDQLAGEHFFQRLEDLRAKGSVHLQALEVFHMCLLLGFQGRFALDGKDKLNYLTARLGDEIARMRGKSRGFAPHAERPDQIVHTLGSDLSLWVLSAVFALTALGGYLGFRTALAHETDRALAGYNDLVKLPPRSANVTITLP; this is encoded by the coding sequence ATGAGCCCACATGTCGAACGGCGCGCCGCGCCCACTCCGCGCAACGCCGCCGGCGCCGCGCCCCAGTCCCTGGTCGACCTCATGACCGAGGGTTTCTACGCGCTGTTCCTGCTCAAGGGCGGCAGCGGGCCGCAGGACAAGACCGCATTCGCCGACCACATGACCACGTTCCTGGGCGACGTCGACCGCAACGCCAAGGCGCTCGGCATCCCGGCGGAAGACGTCACCGCGGCCAAGTACGCGTTCTGCGCGGCGGTCGACGAGATCATCCTGCGCTCCGACTACGACATCCGCGACGCCTGGGAAACCCGGCCGCTGCAACTGCGCCTGTTCGGCGACCAGCTCGCCGGCGAGCACTTCTTCCAGCGCCTGGAAGACCTGCGCGCCAAGGGCAGCGTGCACCTGCAGGCGCTCGAGGTGTTCCACATGTGCCTGCTGCTCGGCTTCCAGGGCCGCTTTGCCCTGGACGGCAAGGACAAGCTGAACTACCTGACCGCGCGCCTGGGCGACGAGATCGCGCGCATGCGCGGCAAGAGCCGCGGCTTCGCCCCGCACGCCGAACGGCCCGACCAGATCGTCCACACGCTCGGCAGCGACCTGTCGCTGTGGGTATTGAGCGCCGTGTTCGCGCTGACGGCGCTGGGCGGCTACCTGGGTTTTCGCACCGCCCTCGCCCACGAGACCGACCGCGCGCTGGCCGGCTACAACGACCTGGTCAAACTGCCGCCCCGCTCCGCCAACGTGACCATTACCCTTCCCTGA
- a CDS encoding OmpA family protein, with the protein MVNTSLPFAAAFLGAALACAVLPVRAATTAPAAATAPIVVSGTVADDAAKSALLARLRALYGTERVVDQLAVGRVVAPPDWNERVGKLIGPNLKLVSRGQLQVDGVIVSLRGDVASEEQRARIGADSALELGQGYTLNNGLRVAASEQGMLDAALADRIIEFESGKAALTDSGRAILDQMSVALLRMKDKKVEVIGHTDNAGSRAGNLSLSQARAEAVKSYVAGRGVNGDMIAVSGEGPDRPVADNRTPEGRARNRRIEFKVVQ; encoded by the coding sequence ATCGTGAACACATCTCTCCCGTTTGCCGCCGCGTTCCTGGGCGCGGCGCTGGCCTGCGCCGTGCTGCCGGTGCGGGCGGCCACGACGGCGCCGGCAGCGGCGACTGCGCCGATCGTGGTGTCCGGCACGGTCGCCGACGATGCCGCCAAATCCGCCCTGCTGGCGCGCCTGCGCGCGCTGTACGGCACCGAGCGCGTGGTCGACCAGCTGGCGGTAGGACGGGTGGTGGCGCCGCCGGATTGGAACGAGCGGGTGGGCAAGCTGATCGGCCCAAACCTGAAGCTGGTCAGCCGCGGCCAGCTGCAGGTGGACGGCGTCATCGTCAGCCTGCGCGGCGACGTCGCCAGCGAGGAACAGCGCGCCAGGATCGGCGCCGACAGCGCGCTCGAGCTGGGCCAGGGCTACACGCTCAACAACGGCCTGCGCGTGGCGGCGTCGGAGCAGGGCATGCTCGATGCCGCGCTGGCCGACCGCATCATCGAATTCGAGTCGGGCAAGGCGGCGCTGACCGATTCCGGCAGGGCCATCCTCGACCAGATGAGCGTGGCGTTGCTGCGCATGAAGGACAAGAAGGTCGAGGTGATCGGCCATACCGACAACGCCGGTTCGCGCGCCGGCAACCTGTCGCTCAGCCAGGCGCGCGCCGAGGCGGTCAAGAGCTACGTGGCGGGGCGCGGCGTGAACGGCGACATGATCGCCGTCTCCGGCGAAGGCCCGGACCGCCCGGTGGCCGACAACCGCACCCCCGAAGGCCGTGCCCGCAACCGCCGCATCGAATTCAAGGTCGTCCAGTAG
- the tagF gene encoding type VI secretion system-associated protein TagF: MTRAANASRVGYFGKIPAHDDFIKAADDQPVVTMLDDWLAQVMARLPADARWKLNYDGMAPASFVFAGPARRHAVAGHVVASRDRSGRRYPFLTMRTLDLLDPAAYFAHCPLALGPLWRLLENAVPCVLGAADPAAQLQAILDAPPALGEPDAAHDAALAEFLAVHTVGSLSSQLGLAANRTILGLGLLLQPVMHSRPAALHKSLVLPLPRDDGARFLVAAFWLALVAPFVRRAGYDLVLFLTRVRERPALVIGFGGAAAAALHALIDPLVAAEQQVHLEDNRWIDEQMGIDIDVRALASYLEQPMLPLRLARELFLKTFIGAAS; this comes from the coding sequence ATGACGCGCGCCGCCAACGCCAGCCGGGTCGGCTACTTCGGCAAGATTCCGGCGCACGACGACTTCATCAAGGCTGCCGACGACCAGCCGGTGGTGACCATGCTCGACGACTGGCTGGCGCAGGTGATGGCGCGGCTGCCGGCCGACGCGCGCTGGAAGCTGAACTACGACGGCATGGCGCCGGCCAGCTTCGTCTTTGCCGGACCGGCACGCCGGCACGCGGTGGCAGGACACGTGGTCGCCAGCCGCGACCGGTCGGGGCGGCGCTATCCTTTCCTCACCATGCGCACGCTGGACCTGCTCGACCCGGCCGCCTATTTCGCGCATTGCCCGCTGGCGCTGGGCCCGCTGTGGCGCCTGCTGGAGAATGCGGTACCGTGCGTGCTCGGCGCCGCCGATCCGGCCGCGCAATTGCAGGCGATCCTGGACGCGCCGCCGGCGCTGGGCGAGCCGGATGCCGCGCACGATGCGGCGCTGGCCGAGTTCCTGGCCGTGCATACGGTCGGTTCGCTATCGAGCCAGCTCGGCCTGGCGGCCAACCGCACGATCCTTGGCCTGGGATTGCTGCTGCAGCCGGTGATGCACAGCCGCCCGGCGGCGCTGCACAAGAGCCTGGTGTTGCCGCTGCCGCGCGACGATGGCGCCCGCTTCCTGGTGGCGGCGTTCTGGCTGGCGCTGGTCGCGCCTTTCGTGCGCCGCGCCGGCTACGACCTGGTGCTGTTCCTGACCCGGGTGCGCGAACGGCCGGCGCTGGTGATCGGCTTCGGCGGGGCCGCCGCCGCCGCCCTGCATGCGCTGATCGATCCGCTGGTCGCCGCCGAGCAGCAGGTGCACCTCGAGGACAACCGCTGGATCGACGAGCAGATGGGCATCGACATCGACGTGCGCGCACTGGCCAGCTACCTGGAACAGCCGATGCTGCCACTGCGCCTGGCGCGCGAACTGTTCCTGAAAACCTTTATCGGAGCCGCATCGTGA
- the tssM gene encoding type VI secretion system membrane subunit TssM — protein MARLRQFFTDRRTLTAIGLAAFAALLYLGADTLEIAALWTLLAGLVLLAAWGAWWLVRASRRKRAAAQLSDAVVAAAQEGDGRSADGTNGDTAVLRKNMLEAIGTIKTSKLGLTRGAAALYELPWYMIIGNPAAGKSSAIKHSGLTFPIPGRKAVQGVGGTRNCDWFFTTDGILLDTAGRYAVYEADRTEWFNFLDLLRKHRPRAPVNGILVAVSVAELAGGAPGASIELAKSLRTRVQELTERLGVHAPVYVIFTKADLVAGFADFFHGSERGERERAWGATLRYNRRSTPQDVLGFFDQHFDELVDGLREMSLAGMGANRSAAMRPGVFTFPLEFASLRPQLRAFLATLFEENTWQFKPVFRGFYFTSALQEGTVENLSSRRVAGRFDLKLREQPHGQAEGQSFEQAGYFLLELFRNVIFADRDLVKRYTNPHAARMKYGVFFAATLVLGCALGGWSWSTMGNRQLVTGVQADLARVNKLQAGRNDLQSRLEGLEILQDRIEQLEKYRKERPLALSFGLYQGAALERKLRDEYFAGVREGMVLPVTGALEALLADMNANAAQLDPNAKAAPVARPGQPYQDASPTNVGDAYNALKTYLMLADKSHAEPGHLNDQLTRYWRGWLAQNRGAMTHEQTIRSAERLLTFVLAHLDDPAWPQVTPKLGLLDTARENLRRVVRGTPARERVYADIRTRAATRFPAVTVARIVGEQDQALLVGSYAVSGAFTRDAWEKFIQGAIREASSRELQSTDWVLKSVAKDDLTLEGSPEQIQRALVDLYKADYAKEWAKFVQGVTVADLNGFEGSVQAMNRLGDPQASPLAKLLRTVYEQTVWDDPAQARVVNEKVKRGLQGWFREVILRRAPSDARQLADAVGPLPLGGAPVAAGPVGREFAGVARLVGTREKDASLMTGYLDALSKLRSRLNALKNQGDPGPGAKQLMQQTLEGSGSELADALKYVDEQMLTGMSDSQKQMLRPLLVRPLTQTFAMIVLPSESEINKTWQAQVVEPFQKNLAAKYPFAPSAQIQATPAEIGQVFGPEGTVAKFVGTTMGPLVVRRGDVLSSRTWADLGITLAPQAVSGFPGWVAPLSANGVAASSGPQQVFQLLPLAASGVTEYTIEIDGQQLRYRNTPPAWVNMVHPGPQGTSGVKISAVAFDGRTVELFSEPGQFGLQRMIGAAEKKRLGPGVHELRWSAGGVAVAVNLKIVSDTNTSDGAGGGAAQASRGFNGLRLPEAIVGRAAPAAGAAASVAAGATAAAAAGSAPALARASQ, from the coding sequence ATGGCCCGACTCCGGCAATTCTTCACCGATCGACGCACCTTGACCGCGATCGGCCTCGCCGCATTCGCGGCCCTTCTGTACCTCGGCGCGGACACGCTCGAGATCGCCGCGCTGTGGACCCTGCTGGCCGGCCTGGTGCTGCTGGCGGCCTGGGGCGCCTGGTGGCTGGTGCGGGCGTCGCGCCGCAAGCGCGCGGCGGCGCAATTGAGCGACGCGGTGGTGGCGGCCGCGCAGGAGGGCGACGGCAGGTCCGCCGATGGCACCAACGGCGATACCGCCGTGCTGCGCAAGAACATGCTGGAAGCGATCGGCACCATCAAGACGTCCAAGCTGGGCCTGACGCGCGGCGCCGCCGCCCTGTATGAGCTGCCGTGGTACATGATCATCGGGAATCCGGCGGCGGGAAAAAGCAGTGCCATCAAGCATTCCGGGCTGACCTTCCCGATCCCCGGCCGCAAGGCGGTGCAGGGCGTGGGCGGTACCCGCAATTGCGACTGGTTCTTCACCACCGACGGCATCCTGCTCGACACCGCCGGCCGTTACGCCGTGTACGAAGCCGACCGCACCGAGTGGTTCAACTTCCTCGACCTGCTGCGCAAGCACCGCCCGCGCGCACCGGTCAACGGCATCCTGGTCGCGGTCAGCGTGGCCGAACTGGCCGGCGGCGCGCCGGGCGCCTCGATCGAACTGGCCAAGAGCCTGCGCACCCGGGTGCAGGAACTGACCGAGCGGTTGGGCGTGCATGCGCCGGTGTACGTCATCTTCACCAAGGCCGATCTGGTCGCCGGCTTTGCCGACTTTTTCCATGGCAGCGAACGCGGCGAGCGCGAGCGCGCCTGGGGCGCCACGCTGCGCTACAACCGGCGCAGCACGCCGCAGGACGTGCTGGGCTTCTTCGACCAGCATTTCGACGAACTGGTCGACGGCCTCCGGGAAATGAGCCTGGCCGGCATGGGCGCCAACCGCAGCGCCGCGATGCGGCCCGGCGTGTTCACCTTCCCGCTCGAATTCGCCTCGCTGCGCCCGCAATTGCGCGCTTTCCTGGCCACCCTGTTCGAGGAAAACACCTGGCAGTTCAAGCCGGTGTTCCGCGGCTTCTATTTCACCAGCGCGCTGCAGGAAGGCACGGTCGAGAACCTGTCGTCGCGGCGCGTGGCCGGCCGCTTCGACCTCAAGCTGCGCGAACAGCCGCACGGCCAGGCCGAGGGACAGTCCTTTGAACAGGCCGGCTACTTCCTGCTGGAGCTGTTCAGGAACGTGATCTTCGCGGATCGCGACCTGGTCAAGCGCTATACGAATCCGCATGCCGCGCGCATGAAGTACGGGGTGTTCTTCGCCGCCACCCTCGTGCTCGGCTGCGCGCTGGGCGGGTGGAGCTGGTCGACCATGGGCAACCGCCAGCTGGTGACCGGCGTGCAGGCGGACCTCGCCAGGGTCAACAAGCTGCAGGCCGGGCGCAACGACCTGCAATCGCGCCTGGAGGGACTGGAAATCCTGCAGGACCGCATCGAACAACTGGAAAAATACCGCAAGGAGCGGCCGCTGGCGCTGTCCTTCGGCTTGTACCAGGGCGCGGCGCTGGAGCGCAAGCTGCGCGACGAATACTTTGCCGGCGTGCGCGAGGGCATGGTGCTGCCGGTAACGGGCGCGCTGGAGGCGCTGCTCGCGGACATGAATGCCAACGCCGCCCAGCTCGATCCGAACGCCAAGGCGGCGCCGGTGGCACGTCCCGGCCAGCCGTACCAGGACGCCTCGCCCACCAACGTCGGCGATGCCTATAACGCATTGAAAACCTACCTGATGCTGGCCGATAAGTCGCACGCCGAACCGGGCCACCTGAACGACCAGCTGACCCGCTACTGGCGCGGCTGGCTGGCCCAGAACCGCGGCGCCATGACGCACGAGCAGACCATCCGCAGCGCCGAGCGCCTGCTGACCTTCGTGCTGGCGCACCTGGACGACCCGGCCTGGCCGCAGGTTACGCCCAAGCTCGGCCTGCTGGACACGGCGCGCGAAAACCTGCGCCGGGTGGTGCGCGGCACGCCGGCGCGCGAGCGCGTGTACGCCGACATCCGCACCCGCGCGGCCACCCGCTTCCCGGCGGTGACGGTGGCGCGCATCGTCGGCGAGCAGGACCAGGCGCTGCTGGTCGGCAGCTACGCGGTCAGCGGCGCCTTTACCCGCGACGCCTGGGAAAAATTCATCCAGGGCGCGATCCGCGAGGCGTCCAGCCGCGAACTGCAGAGCACCGACTGGGTGCTGAAGAGCGTGGCCAAGGACGACCTGACGCTGGAAGGCAGCCCCGAACAGATCCAGCGCGCGCTGGTCGACCTGTACAAGGCCGACTACGCGAAGGAATGGGCCAAGTTCGTGCAGGGCGTGACGGTGGCCGACCTGAATGGTTTCGAGGGCAGCGTGCAGGCGATGAACCGCCTCGGCGATCCGCAGGCCTCGCCGCTGGCCAAGCTGCTGCGCACCGTGTACGAGCAGACCGTGTGGGACGATCCGGCCCAGGCGCGGGTCGTCAACGAAAAGGTCAAGCGCGGCCTGCAGGGATGGTTCCGCGAAGTGATCCTGCGCCGGGCGCCGAGCGATGCGCGCCAGCTGGCCGATGCGGTCGGTCCGCTGCCGCTGGGCGGGGCGCCGGTCGCGGCGGGCCCGGTCGGGCGGGAGTTCGCCGGCGTGGCGCGCCTGGTCGGCACCAGGGAAAAGGACGCGTCCCTGATGACCGGCTACCTGGATGCGCTGTCGAAACTGCGCAGCCGGTTGAACGCGCTGAAGAACCAGGGCGATCCCGGCCCCGGCGCCAAGCAGCTGATGCAGCAGACGCTGGAAGGCAGCGGCTCGGAACTGGCCGACGCCTTGAAATACGTGGACGAGCAGATGCTGACCGGGATGAGCGACAGCCAGAAGCAGATGCTGCGCCCGCTGCTGGTGCGGCCGTTGACCCAGACCTTCGCCATGATCGTGCTGCCGTCCGAATCCGAGATCAACAAGACCTGGCAGGCCCAGGTGGTCGAGCCGTTCCAGAAGAACCTGGCGGCCAAATACCCGTTCGCGCCCTCGGCGCAGATCCAGGCCACGCCGGCCGAGATCGGCCAGGTGTTCGGACCGGAAGGCACGGTCGCCAAGTTCGTCGGCACCACCATGGGGCCGCTGGTGGTGCGGCGCGGCGACGTGCTTTCCAGCCGTACTTGGGCCGACCTCGGCATCACGCTGGCGCCGCAGGCGGTGAGCGGCTTTCCGGGCTGGGTGGCGCCGCTGTCGGCCAACGGCGTGGCGGCCAGCAGCGGACCGCAGCAGGTGTTCCAGCTGCTGCCGCTGGCGGCATCCGGCGTGACCGAATACACGATCGAGATCGACGGCCAGCAGCTACGTTACCGCAACACGCCGCCGGCCTGGGTCAACATGGTGCATCCGGGACCGCAGGGCACCAGCGGCGTGAAGATCAGCGCCGTGGCTTTCGACGGGCGCACGGTGGAACTGTTCAGCGAGCCCGGCCAGTTCGGCCTGCAGCGCATGATCGGCGCCGCCGAGAAGAAGCGCCTCGGCCCCGGCGTGCACGAGCTGCGCTGGAGCGCCGGCGGCGTGGCGGTGGCGGTCAACCTGAAGATCGTCAGCGATACCAACACCAGCGATGGCGCCGGCGGCGGCGCGGCCCAGGCCAGTCGCGGCTTCAACGGCTTGCGCCTGCCGGAAGCGATCGTCGGCCGCGCCGCGCCGGCCGCCGGTGCGGCGGCATCGGTTGCCGCCGGCGCCACCGCGGCCGCGGCTGCGGGCAGTGCGCCGGCACTGGCGAGAGCATCGCAATGA
- a CDS encoding M15 family metallopeptidase: MLIFLVLSYFCLTCGLIWLVMFPSGRASVLQVLGALQRRLQTRAGVLQRSGSATLHGAVDAARDGARVRLKEWRRLLRRHWAFCAVGVPLVLIPPLVALLLRNPDMLPGYEPAETVVDPQVTALLKGEQLVPPAALPPLAFTTREVELVRPMLVDASRNWGLLHADFSQRLLLVFKIMKEKHGYEMALLEGYRSPARQDALAQMGSAVTNARAFQSWHQYGLAADCAFWRDGKLVISEKDPWAMRGYQLYGEVAESVGLTWGGRWTMMDFGHTELRLRGVMQR; encoded by the coding sequence ATGCTGATCTTCCTCGTGTTGTCGTATTTTTGCCTGACCTGCGGCCTGATCTGGCTGGTCATGTTTCCCTCCGGCCGCGCCTCGGTGCTGCAAGTACTGGGCGCGTTGCAACGCCGGCTGCAAACGCGCGCCGGTGTCTTGCAGCGATCCGGCAGCGCTACCCTGCATGGCGCCGTCGATGCCGCGCGCGACGGGGCGCGCGTCCGCCTCAAGGAATGGCGGCGCCTGTTGCGCCGCCATTGGGCGTTCTGCGCGGTCGGCGTGCCGCTGGTCCTGATTCCGCCGCTGGTGGCGCTGCTGCTGCGCAATCCCGACATGCTGCCCGGCTACGAGCCGGCCGAGACCGTGGTCGACCCGCAGGTGACGGCGCTGCTCAAGGGCGAGCAACTGGTGCCGCCGGCTGCCTTGCCGCCGCTGGCGTTCACCACGCGCGAAGTCGAGCTGGTGCGGCCGATGCTGGTCGACGCCAGCCGCAACTGGGGCTTGCTGCATGCCGATTTCAGCCAGCGTCTGCTGCTTGTATTCAAGATCATGAAGGAAAAGCATGGCTACGAAATGGCACTGCTGGAGGGTTACCGTAGCCCGGCGCGCCAGGATGCGCTGGCGCAGATGGGCAGCGCGGTAACCAACGCGCGCGCTTTCCAGAGCTGGCACCAGTACGGCCTGGCGGCCGACTGCGCGTTCTGGCGCGACGGCAAGCTGGTCATTTCGGAAAAGGATCCGTGGGCGATGCGCGGTTACCAGCTGTACGGCGAGGTGGCCGAATCGGTCGGCCTGACCTGGGGCGGGCGCTGGACCATGATGGATTTCGGCCACACCGAACTGCGCCTGCGCGGGGTGATGCAGCGCTGA
- a CDS encoding VRR-NUC domain-containing protein yields MIRVLENAFYYLDNFQRVLDWIAERYADLLTDDERAFIDAFGVLPQASRALLVRMVMRKGTLFRASKLDYAEIGCPVAAVQALLPTGWIALDPVLSIDELFDLLSKPEIADAFQLPPQQRAARKGDQLEALRPDCSDGRAFSAWFRDCPDTLFAILVKPLCDRLRLIFFGNLRQDWTEFVLSDLGVFRYEQVECSPASRGFRNRQDIDHYLQLHACKERYYAEEPALDVLRDLPRHAFNNDWLDSRRERLLFQLGQQLEKGKDWDAAHAVYADCRYPGARGRAMRVLEKHEKFDQAYALFEQANAAPESEAERQHLLRIGPRLARKLGHPKGPARRAAPAARLDLSLAQPGGAWRVEGVVLEHLRRDDAPVFYVENTLANTLFGLLCWPALFAAIPGAFFHPFQRGPADLYSADFARRREQEFAACLARLDDGSHRAAMRATWEQKAGLQSPFVSWGYLDWDIIELALDCIPAAHLKLWFLRILQDVRDNRTGFPDLIQFWPAERRYNMVEVKGPGDRLQDNQLRWIDYCAAHGMPLTVCYLQWEQAAA; encoded by the coding sequence ATGATCAGGGTGTTGGAAAACGCGTTTTATTACCTGGACAACTTCCAGCGTGTCTTGGACTGGATCGCCGAGCGCTACGCCGACCTGCTCACTGACGATGAGCGGGCCTTCATCGACGCCTTCGGCGTCCTGCCCCAGGCTTCGCGCGCCCTGCTGGTGCGCATGGTGATGCGCAAGGGCACCCTGTTCCGCGCCAGTAAGCTCGACTATGCCGAAATCGGCTGCCCGGTGGCCGCGGTGCAGGCGCTGCTGCCCACCGGCTGGATCGCGCTCGATCCGGTGCTCTCCATCGACGAATTGTTCGACCTGCTGTCCAAGCCCGAGATCGCCGACGCCTTCCAGTTGCCGCCGCAGCAACGCGCCGCGCGCAAGGGTGACCAGCTCGAGGCGCTGCGTCCCGACTGCAGCGACGGGCGCGCCTTTTCCGCCTGGTTCCGCGACTGTCCCGACACCCTGTTCGCAATCCTGGTCAAGCCACTGTGCGACCGCCTGCGCCTGATCTTCTTCGGCAACCTGCGCCAGGACTGGACCGAGTTCGTGCTGTCCGACCTGGGCGTGTTCCGCTACGAGCAGGTCGAATGTTCGCCGGCCTCGCGCGGTTTCCGTAACCGCCAGGACATCGACCATTACCTGCAGCTGCACGCCTGCAAGGAGCGCTACTACGCCGAGGAGCCGGCGCTCGACGTGCTGCGCGACCTGCCGCGCCACGCCTTTAACAACGACTGGCTCGACAGCCGGCGCGAGCGCCTGCTGTTCCAGCTCGGCCAGCAGCTGGAAAAGGGCAAGGACTGGGATGCCGCCCACGCCGTCTACGCCGATTGCCGCTATCCCGGCGCGCGCGGGCGCGCCATGCGCGTGCTGGAAAAGCACGAGAAATTCGACCAGGCCTACGCCCTGTTCGAACAGGCGAATGCGGCGCCGGAGAGCGAAGCCGAGCGCCAGCACCTGCTGCGCATCGGCCCGCGCCTGGCGCGCAAGCTCGGTCACCCGAAGGGTCCGGCGCGGCGCGCCGCCCCGGCCGCCCGCCTCGACCTGAGCCTGGCGCAGCCGGGCGGCGCCTGGCGCGTCGAGGGCGTGGTGCTGGAGCACCTGCGGCGCGACGATGCGCCCGTGTTCTACGTCGAGAATACGCTGGCGAACACCCTGTTCGGCCTGCTGTGCTGGCCGGCGCTGTTCGCGGCGATCCCGGGCGCCTTTTTCCACCCATTCCAGCGCGGCCCGGCCGACCTGTACAGCGCCGACTTCGCGCGGCGCCGCGAACAGGAATTCGCCGCCTGCCTGGCGCGCCTGGACGACGGCAGCCACCGCGCCGCCATGCGCGCCACCTGGGAACAGAAGGCGGGGCTGCAATCGCCCTTCGTCTCCTGGGGCTACCTGGACTGGGACATCATCGAACTGGCGCTCGACTGCATCCCGGCCGCGCACTTGAAACTGTGGTTCCTGCGCATCCTGCAGGACGTGCGCGACAACCGCACCGGCTTTCCCGACCTGATTCAGTTCTGGCCGGCCGAGCGGCGCTACAACATGGTCGAGGTGAAGGGGCCGGGCGACCGCCTGCAGGACAACCAGCTGCGCTGGATCGACTACTGCGCGGCGCACGGCATGCCGTTGACCGTCTGCTACCTGCAGTGGGAACAGGCGGCGGCATGA